The Palaemon carinicauda isolate YSFRI2023 chromosome 33, ASM3689809v2, whole genome shotgun sequence genome contains a region encoding:
- the LOC137626251 gene encoding gelsolin-related protein of 125 kDa-like, whose amino-acid sequence MFTNNELRAISRRNSTEFLRRRKLSSVGKEPLLSGEEEQLLLPGGTGSVVSNRDVQVQVETEHLTSNTDVGVQVETEHLTSNIDVEVQVKTEQVSNRDAEVHVKTEQVSNRDVEVQVKTEPVSNRDVEVQVKAKPVSNRDVEVQVKAESVSYRDVEVQVKTEHFISNRDIEVQVKTKPVSNRDVEVQVKAEPVSNRDVEVQVKTEQLIFNRDIEVQVKTEPVSNRDVEVQVKAEPVSNRDVEVQVKTEQLISNRDVEVQRCRSSVQVKTEQLISNRELEVQLETGPVSNTNVTVQTDGDTEIEDLRRKNKNMAKELANEQAVIESHGNQLADYYQSILGSKAELKMAQEKNDIHNQKRSQGHQTLVEELKGEISKALV is encoded by the exons atGTTCACAAACAACGAATTGAGAGCTATCAGCcg gaggaactcgacggaGTTTCTGAGGAGACGGAAGCTGTCATCAGTGGGGAAGGAGcctttgctttccggcgaggaggaacagctgctgctgccaggaggcacagggagtgttgtctctaatagagatgtacaaGTTCAGGTAGAGACTGAACATCTTACCTCTAACACAGATGTAGGCGTTCAGGTAGAGACTGAACATCTTACCTCTAACAtagatgtagaagttcaggtaaagactgaacAAGTCTCTAACAGAGATGCAGAAGTTCATGTAAAGACTGAACAAGTCTCTAACAGAGAcgtagaagttcaggtaaagactgaaccagtctctaacagggatgtagaagttcaggtaaaggctAAACCAGTCTCTAACCGAGATGTTGAAGTTCAGGTAAAGGCTGAATCAGTCTCTTACCGAGATGTTgaagttcaggtaaagactgagcattttatctctaacagagatatagaagttcaggtaaagactAAACCAGTCTCTAACAGAGATGTTGAAGTTCAGGTAAAGGCTGAACcagtctctaacagagatgtagaagttcaggtaaagactgaGCAGCTTATCTTTAACAGAGATatagaagttcaggtaaagactgaacCAGTCTCTAACAGAGATGTTGAAGTTCAGGTAAAGGCTGAACCAGTCTCTAACCGAGATGTTgaagttcaggtaaagactgaacagcttatctctaacagagatgtagaagttcag agatgtagaagttcagttcaggtaaagactgaacAGCTTATCTCTAACAGAGAACTTGAAGTTCAGCTAGAGACTGGACCAGTCTCTAACACAAATGTAACAGTTCAGACAGACGGAGAcaccgagattgaagatctcaggcgaaaGAATAAAAACATGGCTAAGGAACTTGCCAATGAACAGGCTGTGATTGAATCCCATGGAAATCAACTTGCTGATTATTATCAATCAATTCTAGGGTCGAAAGCGGAGCTGaaaatggctcaggagaaaaatgaTATCCATAatcagaaaagaagccaaggacaccaaaCTCTAGTAGAAGAGCTGAAgggggagatttctaaagctctagtataa